The genomic DNA ACGAGATCGGCGAGCCGACCACCACACCGCCGGAACAGGCACCTTCGACACGATGAGATGGAAGCGCACGTCGAGCACATTGCGTGGCGGGCACGAGCGGACGTCGGCCAAGAGAGCTGCGCGCTGCGGTAGGGAGCGCTCGGCGTCGTTGAACCGCGTCCAGCCGCTGGCGGTCGCGGTGTACGTCACCTCCTGATAAGACCTGCGTCGACGTACACCTCATCCTCGGTCGGCGGCAGAACACCGGCTGGTGCGACGGCGACTGGCACCTGCCGTCGGGGCACTTGGACTCGGGTGAGTCAGCAAGCACCGCGCTGATCCGGGAGGCGGCCGGTCGTACTGCGGGTCGGAGTCGTCCTCGTACGGCATACCTGCGACGTGCCATATCAACACGAGCTCGCCGGGACGCGGCCCGGCCGCCCGGGCCGGGAGCTCGGCAGAACGCCGTCGCGGATTTCCGGAAGATTTGTCCGGGGGCAGCCGTCCTGTTCATGTGAGTTTGATCGACTGGGCGCGTACCGTGGAGGCAACGAGGAGGCGCCATGCTTCGCCGTACGTTGATGCGAACCGGGGGACTGGCCGCCGGAGCGGCCTTCGCCGGATCGCTCTGGCAGGGGGCCGCGCAGGCTCTCCCGCGTCGTGGCCCCGGCCCCTACGGTCCACTCGTCGCGCCCGACGTCAACGGCGTCGCGTTGCCCGCCGCGTCCACCGGCCGCTCCACCTGCGAGCCCTACGCGGTGAAGCCGGCCTCCCGGTCGGCAGCCGCGAGCTGCTCGAAGAAGCGCTTGTGCACCCAGTGCTTCTCGCCGAGGAGCTCGATCGTCCACCAGTTGCCGTGGCCCGGACCGAGCTTGGTGCGGCGCGGCATCGTGCCCAGCAGCTTCTGCGGGCTGGCGCCGCCGGACAGCTTGGTGCTGTCGAGCACGTAGATCTCGTCCTTCGTGACGGCCACGCACCGGTACTTGTTGACGAGCATCGTCAGACCGGTCATGTACGTCACGACGAAGAACAGGAAGTTCGGCGCGCTCTGCGCGATGAACGCCTGCCGGATCTCGCTGCCCGGCGGCAGGAACTCCGCCGCGCGCGACACCAGGTCCGGCCGAGGTTCAGGGTTCAACCGGCTGCTCTTGTTGGCTTCCTGGGCCACCGTTGTTCCACCCGTGTCTCTGATCGGCTGCCGAACGCAGCGAGGCTACCGCAGGGACAGCCACGGCCGCCGTCCCCAACGCGACCACCCGATAGCCGACTTGAAAACTTCCGACCACCGGGGCCGTTCGCCAAGGGCTGTCCCGTACAGCTGTTGGCCTCGGCAGATGGATCAGTGAGCGCGGGGAAGAGGCAGCGAGCATCCATAGACCGCCGATTCGCCGCGCGGCATCCTGATCGAGATAGGCGTCCAGATGCCGATCGTGGTCGGCGATCACGGCGTGGACCAGTGGCCGGGCTGGTCGGATGACTCTGAACTCCGTGGAACCGAGCCGCAGAGGCCGTGTGCGGGTCACCCATGTGGCGATTGAGTAGGCGTGTCGTTGCGGACTACTTGCGCGACGCAGCCGGCCGGAGATGGTGCGGTCCGAGACCGTCGAGGTGATGCGTATCACTCTGTGGGCGCCTCTGGCCGGGCGTGCGCAATCATGACCGGAATGAACACGCGTTTCCTTGGTATCGCTGATCTGGTCGAAACCCCGCCCGTGGCGGTCGTCGTTGACGTCATGCGTGCTTTCACCGTAGCTGCCTGGGCCTTTGCCCAGGGGGCGGAAAAGATCGTTCTGGCTGCGTCGCTGGACGAAGCCCAGGCGCTCAAGGCTCGCCACCCGGATTGGGTGGCACTCAAAGACGGCCCGCCCGCGCCCGGGTTCGACGCCGTCAACTCGCCGGGCCTGCTGCGGTCGATCGACCTCGGCGGACGGACCGTTGTACAGAAAACCACAGCAGGGACGGTCGGCGCCCTTGCGGTCAAGGAGGCGCCGCTGGTGCTGTGCGCCGGCTTCGTGGTGGCGGAGGCGACGGCTCGCCTCTTGCGGACGCGCAAGAGTGGCAGCGTCACGTTCGTGGTCACCGGCGAAGACGGGCAGGCCGATGAAGATCTGGCGTGTGCTCAGTACATCGCTCGGAGGGTCACCGAGGCTGGGACGGACGCTGCTGAGTTCCTTCGCCGCGCCGCCGAGTCGCGCGCCGCCGCCGAACTGGCGGAGGGGGTGCGTCAAGGAGTCCATCCTGATGACGTCGCGCTCTGCCTTGAGGTCGACCGGTTCCCCTTCGCCATGGTGGCGACCCTGGAAGGCACGCTCATGGTCCTGCGTCCACACGCGATGCCTTCGCCGACCGACGAGGACCCGGTCTGATCGCCGGTGAGGTCTACTTTCGGCGAATTCGCCGACGTCTTGCAGTGCCTGGAGGCGCCGCTCGACTCGGTGCGGAGGTGAACGCAGAGGCGGGCGCCGTAGAAAGCGGTGCGAACGCCGTCACGGACTTCCGGAAAATTTGTCCGGGGGACTGGCCGCCGGGGCGGCCTTCGCCGGATCGCTCTGGCAGGGGGCCGCGCAGGCTCTCCCGCGTCGTGGCCCCGGTCCCTACGGTCCGCTCGTCGTGCCTGACGTCCGGGCACCCGGCCGAGCCGGCCGTCGGTGTGCCGGATCTCAACTCCACAGGTGACTGACCGGAGGACGGATCAGGTGCAGCCCTGTCAGGCAACTCTGAGCTCGCAGCGGTACATCGGTTCTACCGCGCGCCGACGCCGTTCGTGGGCGAGCCCCATGACCGAGAACGGGAACGGCGTCCGGCGCGTTGTCGGTTGGCCCCAAGGGTGAGCGAGAACGTCAGATCACCCTGCATACAGGTCCTCTGGCTGGCACGATGGCGGCATCCTTCCGCCCTACAGTCCGACCATGCCGGGAAGTGCGAAGATGGTCACCATGAGCATTAGCCGACGAGACGAAACCCTGAACGACCTTGCGCAGGCGATACGGAACGTGACAGTTCCCGATTCGCCTGCGATCCGGCGGGCGTCGGTTGAGCCCTATCTTGATGCTGACGGAGATCCCGCACTAAAAGCTGTGATTATTCTTGATTCGCCCGGAGAAGGTGGATGGTCCGCCGCGTTCACGCACGAACTGCGCAAGCAAGTGAACAGACTTGCGGCGGAACGGCACCTTGACGAGCACGTTTATGTCACCCTCTTCACCGAACAGGAGTTCAATGATCGAGGGCGAGACGACGCGGAATCCGCGAGTACCACGGCCATTGACGATACCCTCACCCAGGACCAACAGGACGGGTAGTGAGACGGGACTTCAAGGCCGAAGATCACTTGCACCTCGCCGACACCCTGGCCGGTCGTACTGCGGGTCGGGGCCGGCCGCGTACGGCCTATCTGCGACGTGCCATATCAACCGCCTACTACGCTCTTTTTCATGAGTTGGTTCAACACGGGGCAAAGCGGGCGGCCAGGACCGGGCCAACCGAGCACCAGCAGGCAATCGGCCGGTGGTATGCCCATGGAAATTTCAAGAAGGCAGCTCGGTGGGTGGAAGACATCGCTGCCGGCCGTACACCGCCGAACCCTGTCAAGCTGCTCCTTATAGAGCCAGGCACCGGAGCGCTGCCAATGGATCTCGAAATATTGGCGAGTGCGTTCAGCGAACTCCAAGAGGCCAGGCATGGTGCAGACTACGACCCTTCTTATGACGTGACCAAGCTGGGTGCTCTCGGCAGTGTCAACACCGCACGTTCCGGCATTGAAGCGATCAAACGTATGGACAGAGCGAACCTCCATCAGTTCGACATGTTTCTTCTCCTCGCACTAGGAGGGGAAAGAATGATCCGGAACAGCTGAAATTCCATTCGGCGGTGTGGTGGGGAAGGTTCTTAGCCGTCTCAGTCGTTCGCCGGTCGTGCCGACCTCGACCGGCAAGCGCTCGCCAGGACGCGGCCCGGCCGCCCAGGCCGGGAGCTCGGCAGAACGCCGTCGCGGATTTCCGGAAAATTTGTCCGGGGGCAGCCGTCCTGTTCATGTGAGTTTGATCGACTGGACGCGTACCGTGGAGGCAACGAGGAGGCGCCATGCTTCGCCGTACGTTGATGCGAACCGGGGGATTGGCCGCTGGGGCGGCCTTCGCCGGATCGCTCTGGCAGGGGGCCGCGCAGGCTCTCCCGCGCCGCGGCCCCGGCCCCTACGGTCCGCTCGTCGCGCCCGACGTCAACGGGGTCGCGTTGCCCGCCGGGTTCACCGGCCGGGTCGTCGCCCGCACCGGCCGGCGGGTCGGCGGGGTGCTCTGGCATCCGGCGCCGGACGGCGGCGCGTGCTTCCCGGACGGCGACGGCTGGATCTACGTCTCCAACTCCGAGGTCCCGCTGCTCGGCGGCGCCACGGCGATCAGGTTCGGCCCGGGGGGAGCCGTCCGCGGCGCCTACCGGATCCTGTCGGGCACCAACCTCAACTGCGCCGGTGGCCGTACGCCCTGGAACACCTGGCTGTCGTGCGAGGAGATCCTGCGTGGGCGGGTCTTCGAGTGCGACCCGTACGGCTCGCGCGCCGCGATGCCGCGCCTGGCCATGGGCAGGTTCAAGCACGAGGCCGCCGCCTGCGACCCGGACCGGCAGGTGGTCTACCTGACCGAGGACGAGCCGGACGGCTGCTTCTACCGGTTCCGGCCGACCCACTGGGGTGATCTGACGGCGGGCCGGCTGGACGTGCTCTGCGCCTCCTCCGCCGGGGCGGTGACCTGGCGGCGGGTGCCGAACCCGGCGGCGCTGCTGGAGGCGACCCGCCACCAGGTGGACGCCGCCCGGCATTTCAACGGCGGAGAGGGGTGCCACTACGCCGACGGTGTCTGTTTCTTCACCACCAAGGGCGACAACCGGGTGTGGGGCTACGACGCGGAGCACGAGCGACTGGAGATCGTCTACGACGCCGACGCCCCGCTGGGAGTCGTGGACAACCTCACCGGCACTCCCGGCGGGGATCTCTACGTCGCCGAGGACACCGGGAACATGGAGATCAACCTGATCACCCCCGACCGGGTGGTCACCCCGTTCCTCCGGGTCGACGGTCACCCGAAGTCGGAGATCACCGGCCCCGCCTTCTCTCCCGACGGCCGCCGCCTCTACTTCTCCTCCCAGCGTGGCGTCCGGGGGGACACCGCCGGGACGGACGGCGTCACCTACGAGGTCACCGGCCCGTTCCGCCGCTAGGTTGTATCGCCCGGGCCGGTCGATGGCACGGTCGGCGTCCGCTCAAGCCGGCTGTTCGCGGGTGGAGCGGGTGGAGCGGGTAAGCAGGAAGCTGCCCAGCATGGCCAGCGCGACCAGCGCGAGATCGACGACGGCCACGGTGGCCAGAGCGGAGGTGTAGGCGGCCGGACCGTGGCCGGTTCCCAGAGCCTGGAAGAAGACCGCCCCCAGGGCGGCGATCCCGGCGGCGCTGGCGAACTGCTGGGAGGTGGTCAGGAGGCCGGAGGCCGCTCCCGCGTTCCCAGCGCGTACGCCGCCGAGCACGACCCCGGTCAACGCGGGGACCGCCAGGCCGTTGCCCAGGCCGATGAGGACCATGGGACCGATCAGGTGGAGGGCCTGGATATCCGCGCCTGTGAGGTGAAGGACGACCAGCAGTGCGATCAGGCCCAGTCCGCTGACGGCGGTGCCGGCGGTGACAAGACGCGAGCCGTGGCGGCCGACGAGCCTCGGCGAGGTGATGGAGGCGGCCGCGAAGGCCAGGCCGAGCGGACCGAAGGTGAGACCGGCGTGCAGCGGGTCCAGTCCCAGCCCGGACTGCAGCACCAGAGTCAATGTGAACATGAGGCTGAAGAAGGCACCGAAGACGCCGAGGCAGATCAGCAGGCCGCGGGCGAAGACGGTGTCGGTGAACAGCGTCAGGTCCAGCAGGGGCTGGCCGCCTCGCCGAGCCAGTGCCCGTTCCCACAGCAGGGACGCCACCAGTGCCGGTACGGCGGCGGCCAGGCTCGCCCAGGCCCACAGCGGCCAGCCCTCGGTGCGGCCGAGCACCAACGGCACCAGCACCAGAGCGAGGCTGAGGCAGATGCCGGCCGCGCCCACCAGGTCCAGCCGGGGCGTGGCCGCCGAGCGCAGCCGAGGCAGCAGCCGATGGGCCAGCGCCGCGGCGGCCAGTGCGATCGGCACGTTGACCAGGAAGATGACCCGCCATCCCAGGCCGAGGACGTTCACCTGGAGCAGGGCACCGCCCAGTATCTGCCCGGCCACGCCGCCCACGCCCACGGTGACGCCGAACCACGACAGCGCCCGGGAACGTTCGGCCGGTGGGAAGACCGCGCTGATCAGGGCGAGCACCTGGGGCACCATGGCGGCTCCGGTCAGGCCCTGCAGCAGGCGCGCGGCCACCAGTTCCCCGGAGGTCTGGGCGAGTCCGCACAGCAGCGAGGCCGCCCCGAAAGCGAGCGTGCCGGCGATGAACATCTTCCACGAGCCGAGCAGATCACCCAGCCGGCCTCCGGTGATCAGACCACTGGCGTAGGTGAACCCGTAGCCGGCGACGATGAGTTCCAGCGCCGCCGGTCCGGCGTGGAGGTCGTGTTCCAAGGTGGGCGCGGCGATGTTGACCACATACAGGTCGAACTGGGCCATGAACAGCGCCGACAGCAGGACGGGCAGCATCACCCAGCGTGACGGATAAGGCTGCGCGGAGGGCGCGGCGGGAGAGAGGGGGCGTTCATGTGTGAGCATGGCGGAAACATACCGCTCAACCTGTTTTTTTCAAAACAAACCATCCGTCCGGTATTATTCGGTGATGGACGTAGAGGGCAAGCAAGTCGAAGAGCAGATGCAGGAGCGCGCCCGCCAGACCCGCGCCGCGATTCTCCGGGGTGCCGGTGAGGCATTCGCCGAGCAGGGGTACGCGGCGGCCACAATGAACGACATCGCCGTCAGGGCCGGGGTGACCAGGGGCGCCCTGTCTTTCCACTTTCCCGCCAAGGCGGCGATCGCGGTGGCGTTGATCCAGATGTTCGACCAGCGCAGGGTCGAGACGGTCGCGCGCATCGAGCCGGAATCGCCCGGCCTGGTGCGGATCTGGCAGCTGCTCGAGGCGCTGGCCTCGGCGTCGGCGGACGATGCCACCATCCAGGCGGCATCGCGCCTGCAACTCGAACGCAACGTCATCGACGCGCCGCTCCCGCCGCCGTTCGTCGGCTGGATCGACTCCTTCACCGCCCTTTACGCCGATGCGGCGGCTCGGGGCGAACTGCGCGACGGTGTAGAGCCTGCCACGCTGGGATGGATGACGGCCGCCACGTTCTTCGGCGTCCAGCACGTGTCCAACGCCTTGACCGCCCGTAGCGATCTGCTCCAGCGCATCGGCGAGTTCTGGACCCTTTTCCTCCCCGCCATCCAGGCTCCGCCACCATCATGACCTGCGGCGCCGTCGACGCCTTGACGGCGCCTGCACCCTCGGTAATCGAATTATCGCAAATTGCTACAGCCGGCTTCTGTGCTCATCGTCCCCGGTGACCTTTCGGATAGATCTGGCGACTGGTGCACCGGGGTCCCAGGCGGCTGAATCCGGTTGCAGTGGGACTGGTGCGCCTGATGAGGTACCTGCATGGACGGGGACACGCAGCAGGCGCAACGGGTGAGGACAGGAAGAGACCGTGCGACCACGCGGCGACCGGCTCCATGGCACAGGCCGGC from Streptosporangium sp. NBC_01756 includes the following:
- a CDS encoding 2-phosphosulfolactate phosphatase, producing MNTRFLGIADLVETPPVAVVVDVMRAFTVAAWAFAQGAEKIVLAASLDEAQALKARHPDWVALKDGPPAPGFDAVNSPGLLRSIDLGGRTVVQKTTAGTVGALAVKEAPLVLCAGFVVAEATARLLRTRKSGSVTFVVTGEDGQADEDLACAQYIARRVTEAGTDAAEFLRRAAESRAAAELAEGVRQGVHPDDVALCLEVDRFPFAMVATLEGTLMVLRPHAMPSPTDEDPV
- a CDS encoding alkaline phosphatase PhoX, which translates into the protein MLRRTLMRTGGLAAGAAFAGSLWQGAAQALPRRGPGPYGPLVAPDVNGVALPAGFTGRVVARTGRRVGGVLWHPAPDGGACFPDGDGWIYVSNSEVPLLGGATAIRFGPGGAVRGAYRILSGTNLNCAGGRTPWNTWLSCEEILRGRVFECDPYGSRAAMPRLAMGRFKHEAAACDPDRQVVYLTEDEPDGCFYRFRPTHWGDLTAGRLDVLCASSAGAVTWRRVPNPAALLEATRHQVDAARHFNGGEGCHYADGVCFFTTKGDNRVWGYDAEHERLEIVYDADAPLGVVDNLTGTPGGDLYVAEDTGNMEINLITPDRVVTPFLRVDGHPKSEITGPAFSPDGRRLYFSSQRGVRGDTAGTDGVTYEVTGPFRR
- a CDS encoding MFS transporter, translated to MLTHERPLSPAAPSAQPYPSRWVMLPVLLSALFMAQFDLYVVNIAAPTLEHDLHAGPAALELIVAGYGFTYASGLITGGRLGDLLGSWKMFIAGTLAFGAASLLCGLAQTSGELVAARLLQGLTGAAMVPQVLALISAVFPPAERSRALSWFGVTVGVGGVAGQILGGALLQVNVLGLGWRVIFLVNVPIALAAAALAHRLLPRLRSAATPRLDLVGAAGICLSLALVLVPLVLGRTEGWPLWAWASLAAAVPALVASLLWERALARRGGQPLLDLTLFTDTVFARGLLICLGVFGAFFSLMFTLTLVLQSGLGLDPLHAGLTFGPLGLAFAAASITSPRLVGRHGSRLVTAGTAVSGLGLIALLVVLHLTGADIQALHLIGPMVLIGLGNGLAVPALTGVVLGGVRAGNAGAASGLLTTSQQFASAAGIAALGAVFFQALGTGHGPAAYTSALATVAVVDLALVALAMLGSFLLTRSTRSTREQPA
- a CDS encoding ScbR family autoregulator-binding transcription factor translates to MAETYRSTCFFQNKPSVRYYSVMDVEGKQVEEQMQERARQTRAAILRGAGEAFAEQGYAAATMNDIAVRAGVTRGALSFHFPAKAAIAVALIQMFDQRRVETVARIEPESPGLVRIWQLLEALASASADDATIQAASRLQLERNVIDAPLPPPFVGWIDSFTALYADAAARGELRDGVEPATLGWMTAATFFGVQHVSNALTARSDLLQRIGEFWTLFLPAIQAPPPS